In Brevibacillus brevis, a genomic segment contains:
- a CDS encoding YheC/YheD family protein translates to METTRVRLRFLPHPHVYGIILPNNLIQKLELTPRQRITITLGKKEAIATVLQDKRNPEGNVVKITSSLQADLCIPHAGLVNIKREGDTLRIGPAIGIVTTGIRRDPRNPIGPRTSFFHKLLQAQEGKGVFYYIFSPHDVDWTKNEVSAWFLRKGKKGGYVWRKMTTAMPDVIYDRIPSRSAEKHEAVRDFKYKLANYPNTPMFNQGFFNKWGVHQLLYPNPEVNEHIPETYTSPSLQTVRNLIRKYPIVYLKPKNGSLGYGIVKVVRSGGGFDASYHNGSGNVKRHFSKLSSLYQHVFRTRRVGSYLAQQGIPLMTFHGRPFDFRVHLHKNQLNEWVVSCTAAKVAGSGSVTTHVRTGGTVIPGDELLQHLFGRQKALMSERIANAAIRLATAIELAKGVDLGELGLDMGIDTHGHVWMFEANSKPGRSIFKHARLKQADYESRKLLVDYSCYLANF, encoded by the coding sequence ATGGAAACAACCCGAGTGCGACTTCGCTTCCTTCCCCATCCCCATGTGTACGGGATCATCCTGCCGAACAATCTCATCCAAAAGCTGGAGCTCACACCTCGCCAACGTATCACGATCACGCTGGGGAAAAAGGAAGCCATCGCAACTGTCCTGCAGGATAAACGGAACCCTGAGGGGAATGTCGTCAAAATCACCAGTTCCCTGCAAGCAGACCTGTGCATTCCCCACGCCGGCCTGGTCAACATCAAGCGGGAAGGAGATACGCTTCGGATCGGTCCGGCAATCGGCATCGTCACGACCGGCATTCGCAGAGATCCGCGAAATCCGATAGGCCCGCGCACCTCGTTCTTCCATAAGCTGCTGCAGGCGCAGGAAGGCAAAGGCGTCTTCTACTACATTTTCTCCCCCCACGATGTAGACTGGACGAAAAACGAAGTCAGCGCCTGGTTTTTGCGCAAAGGAAAAAAGGGAGGCTACGTCTGGAGAAAGATGACGACCGCCATGCCCGATGTCATCTACGACAGGATCCCTTCCCGATCCGCAGAAAAACACGAGGCCGTCCGGGACTTCAAATACAAGCTCGCAAATTATCCGAATACCCCAATGTTCAACCAGGGATTCTTCAACAAGTGGGGCGTGCATCAGCTCCTGTATCCGAATCCGGAAGTAAACGAGCATATTCCCGAAACGTACACTTCTCCGTCCTTGCAAACGGTCCGCAACCTGATTCGCAAATATCCCATCGTCTATTTGAAGCCGAAAAACGGAAGCCTCGGATACGGAATCGTGAAAGTCGTGCGGTCGGGTGGAGGCTTTGATGCTTCGTACCACAACGGAAGCGGAAACGTCAAACGGCATTTTTCCAAACTATCCTCCCTGTACCAGCACGTATTTCGCACCAGGCGTGTCGGCTCCTATCTCGCACAGCAAGGCATTCCGCTCATGACGTTCCACGGACGACCTTTTGACTTCCGCGTCCATCTTCATAAAAACCAGCTGAACGAGTGGGTCGTCTCCTGCACCGCAGCCAAAGTCGCCGGATCCGGCAGCGTCACTACCCACGTCCGCACAGGCGGAACCGTCATTCCCGGGGATGAGCTGCTCCAGCATCTGTTTGGCCGGCAAAAAGCGCTGATGTCCGAGCGCATCGCAAACGCCGCAATCCGGCTGGCGACCGCGATCGAGCTGGCAAAAGGAGTCGATCTTGGCGAACTTGGTCTCGACATGGGCATCGACACGCACGGCCACGTCTGGATGTTCGAAGCAAACTCCAAGCCGGGCCGTTCCATCTTCAAGCACGCCCGCCTCAAGCAGGCCGACTACGAATCTCGCAAGCTGCTCGTCGATTACAGCTGTTATCTGGCAAATTTCTAA
- a CDS encoding YheC/YheD family protein gives MKDNQRSLGIMTRCQGSRFVDKGYYKKLTLFGRKRGIRVFVFSPRQVNFAARTVAGFEYRNGAWQSDTFPLPAFIYDRCFVGPAYRHYKPFVEKLQNDRNITFLGYGLSGKWQVHQMLIQSPQLAPLLPPTELFSFSSLQETLATHGAAVIKPMAGTHGIGVVRIKECRGGYEVSGRNRENQPFRRVLKEGGLKQFVTSFTAGRKFLVQPYLHLHTPDGSPYDVRVLVQKNGKGEWETTGKAVRIGDKRSITSNLHGGGRAVSLTPFLSRHYKPAVRARITQTIDRLAVELPRFLEQSHGRLVELGIDVGIDTAGNVWIIEVNSRPGRTVFSMINDPDAKFHSITQPVRYAHYLMKERVGGY, from the coding sequence ATGAAGGATAATCAGAGAAGCCTGGGCATTATGACTCGCTGCCAAGGCTCCCGCTTTGTTGACAAAGGATATTACAAAAAACTGACGCTTTTCGGGCGCAAGCGAGGCATCCGCGTCTTCGTGTTTTCGCCTCGCCAAGTCAATTTTGCTGCCAGAACGGTAGCCGGCTTTGAATACAGGAACGGCGCTTGGCAATCGGACACTTTCCCATTGCCTGCATTCATTTACGACCGCTGTTTCGTAGGCCCAGCTTACCGTCACTATAAACCATTCGTAGAAAAGTTGCAAAACGATCGCAACATTACGTTTTTGGGGTACGGCCTGTCCGGAAAATGGCAGGTGCACCAGATGCTCATCCAGTCTCCCCAGCTCGCTCCTCTGCTGCCTCCGACTGAGCTTTTTTCCTTTTCGTCCCTACAGGAGACCCTGGCCACTCACGGAGCAGCTGTCATCAAACCCATGGCGGGAACGCATGGAATCGGGGTGGTTCGGATCAAGGAGTGCCGCGGCGGCTACGAAGTATCGGGGCGCAACCGGGAGAACCAGCCGTTTCGCCGCGTCCTGAAAGAAGGCGGCTTGAAGCAGTTCGTCACGTCGTTTACCGCCGGCCGCAAATTTCTGGTGCAGCCCTATCTCCACCTGCATACTCCGGACGGCTCGCCGTACGATGTCCGCGTCCTGGTCCAAAAAAACGGCAAGGGCGAATGGGAAACGACAGGCAAGGCTGTCCGCATCGGCGACAAGCGAAGCATCACCTCCAACCTCCATGGAGGAGGCAGGGCTGTTTCGCTCACTCCCTTTCTCTCGCGCCACTACAAGCCTGCTGTACGGGCGCGGATCACGCAGACGATCGATCGACTGGCGGTGGAGCTGCCCCGCTTTTTGGAGCAGTCCCACGGCAGACTGGTTGAGCTCGGGATCGACGTCGGCATCGACACGGCAGGCAACGTCTGGATTATCGAAGTAAACAGCAGACCGGGACGAACCGTATTTTCCATGATTAACGACCCAGATGCGAAGTTTCATTCGATTACCCAGCCTGTTCGCTATGCTCACTATCTCATGAAAGAGCGTGTAGGAGGTTACTAA
- a CDS encoding YheC/YheD family protein, with the protein MSYVPTIAYPYEPKSEVDLYLPQAHMRKWNLQAPTLTVQFGSKQVRARVSGMERSRRALIRPAVAQELHLPTGVPILAKYKADQQTLVFGPYVGILVSTYNAQYPQYPFGPLTSFFNEAADICRRRGGIVCAFRLQDVNWDAGIVRGLVKRGGVWKQKVLPLPQCIYNRLVSRQRERSEQMTQWIERCKDASIPFFNEQFLNKWDVHAALESKEAAAPYLPAMVRYQSQEDLRQMLASHRTVYAKPANGSMGRGIIRLRRMENGYQVARPGGLKKTFSTLQGLHQYLSKQTKGKAYLLQQGLTLIGLQNRPSDFRVLVQKDRKGEWAVTSMVARLGQNRIVSNISRGGSMLSPLQALRLCGPWLGGTKPSPETLKAIALKLSVLLEDGLPGHYAEFGVDLGVDVRGHVWLLEVNSKPSKAANTIPLPEGVEEPPRRARPSVLRMLDYSAFVCGFPRAAKPKPAAKKNRRR; encoded by the coding sequence ATGTCATACGTTCCAACCATCGCTTACCCATACGAGCCAAAGTCGGAAGTAGACCTTTACCTGCCCCAGGCGCATATGCGCAAATGGAATCTACAGGCGCCCACCCTCACCGTCCAGTTCGGCAGCAAGCAGGTTCGCGCCCGCGTAAGCGGCATGGAGCGCAGCAGGCGTGCGCTGATTCGTCCTGCAGTCGCCCAAGAGTTGCATCTGCCTACGGGAGTCCCCATCTTGGCCAAATACAAGGCTGACCAGCAGACTCTTGTGTTCGGACCGTATGTAGGAATACTGGTCTCCACCTACAACGCACAGTATCCGCAATATCCTTTCGGCCCGCTGACATCGTTTTTCAACGAGGCAGCCGATATTTGCCGCAGACGCGGCGGCATCGTCTGCGCATTTCGGCTCCAGGATGTCAACTGGGACGCGGGTATCGTCCGCGGCCTCGTCAAAAGGGGCGGCGTCTGGAAGCAAAAAGTGCTTCCTCTTCCACAATGTATTTACAACCGCCTCGTTTCCCGGCAACGGGAACGAAGCGAACAAATGACCCAATGGATTGAGCGATGCAAGGACGCCAGCATTCCGTTTTTCAACGAGCAATTCTTGAATAAATGGGATGTGCATGCAGCGCTGGAGAGCAAAGAGGCGGCGGCCCCCTACCTCCCCGCCATGGTTCGCTATCAGAGCCAGGAGGATCTGAGGCAAATGCTGGCCTCTCATCGGACCGTTTACGCCAAACCCGCCAACGGCAGCATGGGACGCGGGATCATCCGGTTGCGCAGAATGGAAAACGGTTATCAGGTCGCGCGTCCAGGCGGCCTCAAGAAGACATTTTCCACTCTTCAAGGACTGCACCAGTACCTTTCCAAACAGACAAAAGGCAAAGCCTATTTGCTCCAGCAAGGATTGACACTGATTGGGCTCCAAAATCGACCGTCCGATTTCCGCGTCTTGGTGCAAAAAGACCGGAAGGGGGAGTGGGCAGTCACATCGATGGTGGCACGCCTCGGCCAGAACCGGATCGTCTCCAACATTTCCAGAGGCGGTTCCATGCTCTCGCCCCTCCAGGCTCTGCGCCTTTGCGGCCCGTGGCTGGGAGGGACGAAACCTTCTCCCGAGACGCTGAAAGCCATCGCTTTAAAGCTGTCTGTCCTGCTCGAGGACGGCTTGCCCGGGCATTATGCGGAATTCGGGGTCGACCTCGGAGTGGATGTCCGCGGCCATGTGTGGCTGCTTGAAGTGAATAGCAAACCGTCGAAAGCGGCCAATACCATTCCGTTGCCCGAAGGCGTGGAAGAACCTCCGCGGCGCGCACGCCCTTCTGTTTTGCGCATGCTTGATTACTCCGCTTTTGTCTGCGGCTTTCCTCGGGCAGCGAAGCCAAAACCAGCAGCCAAGAAAAACAGGCGAAGGTGA
- a CDS encoding DUF445 family protein — MNFWMIIVNIVVGSVIGGVTNELAIRMLFRPLKPWYIGGWRIPFTPGLIPRRRDDIAIQMGRLVEEHLLTTEGVKRALTQGGLTGTLEGWMNRVATDWMTNDERSLRQVVQKALPHVFLEDGTWSDSVREPIWQHWQAFVDRTLTHYEEKPLRELIPAAGRERLDEALDKASELLRLRLREYLHSPEGQQSLQAMIRGMLGGGGGMFGGLVGMFLGDDKILGKLLPHFDELLQNPELSRKLRQMLGAEADKLLGKNVGEIVAWIGREQVDEWSRAMFARIEEHSLRMIDEPLSHFTAPLQATLSGNLIPRLASWMVESLEKNVERIFERLAIRDIVTRQVEGFPIERIEEMVVGISGREFRMITVLGFILGGLIGLVQGFLSSMLG; from the coding sequence ATGAACTTTTGGATGATAATAGTGAACATTGTAGTGGGCTCCGTTATCGGCGGAGTGACAAACGAACTTGCGATCCGGATGCTTTTCCGGCCTTTGAAGCCTTGGTATATCGGGGGGTGGCGCATTCCCTTCACGCCGGGTCTGATCCCTCGCAGACGGGACGACATTGCCATACAAATGGGCAGATTGGTGGAAGAGCATCTGCTGACGACGGAAGGAGTAAAGCGGGCGTTGACCCAGGGAGGGCTTACGGGTACGCTTGAGGGCTGGATGAATCGGGTGGCGACCGACTGGATGACGAACGACGAGCGAAGTCTCCGCCAGGTCGTGCAAAAGGCGCTGCCGCACGTCTTTCTCGAAGACGGTACGTGGAGCGATTCCGTTCGAGAGCCAATCTGGCAGCATTGGCAGGCATTTGTGGACCGTACGTTGACACATTATGAAGAAAAGCCGTTGCGAGAGCTGATTCCAGCTGCCGGACGGGAGCGTCTGGACGAGGCATTGGACAAGGCCAGCGAGCTGCTTCGGCTGAGGCTGCGCGAGTATTTGCATTCTCCCGAGGGACAGCAGTCCCTGCAAGCGATGATCCGCGGGATGCTTGGAGGAGGCGGGGGGATGTTCGGCGGCCTGGTGGGCATGTTCCTCGGAGATGACAAGATTCTGGGCAAGCTGCTGCCGCATTTCGATGAGCTGCTGCAAAACCCGGAGCTGTCCCGGAAGCTCCGGCAGATGCTGGGTGCGGAGGCGGACAAGCTGCTCGGCAAAAATGTAGGCGAAATCGTGGCCTGGATCGGGCGGGAGCAGGTCGACGAATGGTCTCGGGCGATGTTTGCGAGAATCGAGGAGCACAGCCTGCGAATGATCGACGAGCCGTTGTCCCACTTCACCGCTCCCCTTCAGGCGACCCTTTCAGGCAATCTCATCCCTCGCCTCGCCAGCTGGATGGTAGAGTCGCTGGAGAAAAATGTGGAGCGCATTTTTGAAAGGCTGGCCATTCGCGACATAGTGACGCGGCAAGTAGAAGGTTTCCCGATTGAGAGGATCGAGGAGATGGTGGTGGGCATTTCCGGCCGGGAGTTCCGCATGATCACCGTTCTCGGCTTTATTCTGGGGGGCTTGATCGGACTCGTTCAAGGCTTTCTGTCTAGCATGCTGGGTTAG
- a CDS encoding DRTGG domain-containing protein produces MATKHEQILQYIDRLPIGSKISVRQIAKDLDVSEGTAYRAIKEAETQGYVSTIERVGTVRIEKKQKENIERLTFAEVVNIVDGHVLGGREGLHKTLNKFVIGAMQLEAMMRYIDAGSLLIVGNRYQAHKIALQQGAAVLITGGFDTSEEIKQLADRLALPIISSSYDTFTVASMINRAIYDRLIKKEIVMVEDVLKPLAETPVLLPSDPVAKWHQYTELYQDTRFPVVDEQMRLIGIVTSKDIIGHDETATIDKVMTKNPITTSPRVSVASSAHMMVWEGIELLPVVDNYRKLVGVLSRNDVLKALQYTAKQPQMSETFPNLIMSHFREERQADDLVYLGDVTPQMTNHLGTIASGIMTTVMVEAACNLLRHHRRGDMVPENITVYFLKPVQMESQIEVQPRLLDISRRFGKVEVSVYTGEQLVGQAMVTAQIIER; encoded by the coding sequence TTGGCAACGAAACACGAACAAATCTTGCAATATATCGATCGCCTTCCGATCGGCTCAAAAATCTCGGTACGGCAAATCGCCAAGGACCTGGACGTGAGCGAGGGAACAGCCTACCGTGCGATCAAGGAAGCAGAGACGCAAGGATACGTCAGCACGATCGAGCGTGTCGGAACCGTGCGGATCGAGAAAAAGCAAAAGGAAAACATCGAACGGCTTACTTTTGCGGAAGTAGTCAACATCGTCGACGGGCATGTGCTGGGCGGCCGGGAAGGACTGCACAAGACGCTGAACAAATTCGTCATCGGCGCCATGCAGCTGGAAGCGATGATGCGCTACATCGATGCGGGCAGCCTGCTGATTGTGGGGAACCGCTATCAGGCCCACAAGATCGCCTTGCAGCAAGGAGCCGCCGTCCTGATCACCGGTGGCTTCGATACGAGCGAAGAGATCAAGCAGCTGGCGGATCGCCTCGCATTGCCGATCATCTCGTCCAGCTATGATACGTTTACAGTAGCTTCGATGATCAACCGGGCGATTTACGACCGCCTGATCAAAAAGGAAATCGTCATGGTGGAGGATGTGCTCAAGCCGCTTGCAGAAACGCCGGTCTTGCTGCCGTCCGACCCGGTGGCAAAATGGCACCAGTATACGGAGCTGTATCAGGATACGCGGTTTCCCGTCGTGGATGAGCAGATGCGCCTGATCGGCATCGTTACTTCCAAGGACATCATCGGTCACGACGAAACGGCTACCATCGACAAGGTCATGACCAAAAATCCGATTACCACATCGCCACGAGTCTCGGTAGCGTCTTCTGCGCACATGATGGTGTGGGAAGGGATCGAGCTGCTGCCTGTCGTGGACAATTACCGCAAGCTGGTAGGGGTCCTCAGCCGCAACGACGTCCTCAAGGCGCTGCAGTATACGGCGAAGCAGCCGCAGATGAGCGAGACGTTCCCGAACTTGATCATGTCCCATTTCCGCGAAGAGCGGCAGGCAGACGACCTGGTCTACCTGGGCGACGTGACTCCGCAGATGACCAACCATCTCGGGACCATCGCCAGCGGGATCATGACGACCGTCATGGTCGAGGCTGCCTGCAATCTCTTGCGCCATCATCGGCGCGGGGATATGGTGCCGGAAAACATCACGGTGTATTTTCTGAAGCCGGTGCAGATGGAGAGCCAGATCGAAGTTCAGCCTCGTCTGCTCGACATCAGCCGCCGCTTCGGGAAAGTGGAAGTGTCCGTCTATACAGGAGAGCAGCTGGTCGGTCAGGCGATGGTGACTGCGCAAATCATCGAACGATAA
- a CDS encoding aminopeptidase, whose product MGHLETSLQKYAELVLKVGVNLQPGQVLYLGAPLECAELVRVLVRQAYEAGAKYVQVDWDDDAVTRARFEHASDESFSYYPQWVASSMEQLVESGGAVLQIDVPNPELYAGIDSAKVSAAMRAAAAARQTYKGYVRTNKMSWCLIIAPTAAWADKAYPDLPPSERINALWEAVFQMTRANLDDPVAAWKNHVQTLKSQCAKLTAKQYRKLRFTGPGTDLTVELAGRHIWAGGSSVNQNGIEFVCNLPTEEVFTMPRRSGANGTVTSTMPLNLQGTLVDRFSLTFQEGKVTDFSAEVGYEALKAFLETDDGARYLGEVALVPHDSPISRLNRVFYNTGVDENASCHFALGSAYPFNIEGGSELSTDELLARGANVSMVHEDFMIGSDQLDIDGELADGTWEPLFRKGNWVES is encoded by the coding sequence ATGGGTCATCTCGAGACATCCCTGCAAAAGTACGCCGAGCTGGTGCTAAAGGTCGGCGTGAATCTGCAGCCCGGACAAGTGCTGTACCTGGGAGCTCCTCTGGAGTGCGCCGAACTCGTCCGCGTCCTCGTACGCCAAGCGTATGAGGCAGGAGCCAAATACGTGCAGGTGGACTGGGATGACGATGCCGTGACGCGCGCCCGCTTCGAGCATGCGTCTGATGAGTCGTTCTCCTACTATCCGCAGTGGGTCGCGTCTTCCATGGAGCAGCTCGTCGAATCAGGCGGGGCAGTCCTGCAGATCGACGTCCCGAATCCGGAATTGTACGCCGGGATCGACAGCGCCAAGGTCAGCGCCGCGATGCGTGCAGCTGCCGCCGCCAGGCAAACGTACAAGGGCTACGTACGGACCAACAAAATGAGCTGGTGCCTGATCATCGCACCGACGGCTGCCTGGGCTGACAAGGCCTATCCCGATCTCCCGCCGTCCGAACGGATAAACGCCCTGTGGGAAGCCGTCTTCCAAATGACTCGCGCAAATCTGGACGATCCGGTCGCTGCCTGGAAAAATCACGTTCAGACCCTGAAGTCCCAATGTGCCAAGCTAACCGCCAAACAGTACAGGAAGCTTCGCTTCACCGGCCCGGGCACAGACTTGACCGTCGAGCTGGCTGGCCGACATATCTGGGCGGGAGGCAGCAGCGTGAATCAGAACGGAATCGAATTCGTCTGCAACCTCCCCACGGAGGAAGTGTTCACCATGCCGCGGCGCTCAGGGGCGAACGGCACCGTTACCAGTACGATGCCGCTCAACCTCCAGGGCACGCTGGTCGACCGCTTTTCCTTGACCTTTCAGGAGGGAAAGGTCACCGATTTTTCGGCGGAGGTGGGCTACGAGGCCCTCAAGGCTTTCCTGGAGACCGACGATGGCGCGCGCTACCTCGGAGAAGTGGCGCTCGTCCCTCACGACTCTCCCATTTCCCGATTGAATCGGGTCTTCTACAACACCGGCGTGGACGAAAACGCCTCCTGCCATTTCGCGCTCGGCAGCGCTTATCCGTTCAACATCGAGGGCGGCTCGGAGCTGTCGACCGATGAGCTGCTTGCGCGCGGTGCAAACGTCAGCATGGTGCATGAAGACTTCATGATCGGTTCGGACCAGCTCGACATTGACGGCGAACTGGCCGACGGCACATGGGAGCCGCTCTTTCGCAAAGGCAACTGGGTCGAATCGTAA
- a CDS encoding metalloregulator ArsR/SmtB family transcription factor, producing MQLDKLVTFHKALADPTRIRILAILANGPLHGQALAGKLGVTPPTITHHMTKLREAGAVYERRDKNTIYFYLHEANMKRQSMAVLDVLEKAKSAAGDELPADNEQTERRKADMAEEKLHVIRSFITPDGKLKQIPAQRKKKLIVFEYMVRGLERGRKYQEKEINEYIKTFHEDFATIRREFVMNHYMYREDGIYELNPEAMWAKA from the coding sequence ATGCAATTGGACAAATTGGTCACCTTTCACAAAGCGCTGGCAGACCCGACACGTATCCGCATCCTCGCCATTTTGGCGAACGGGCCGCTGCACGGGCAGGCTCTGGCCGGCAAACTGGGCGTGACCCCTCCGACGATCACGCATCACATGACGAAGCTGCGCGAGGCGGGAGCAGTCTACGAGCGACGTGACAAAAACACGATTTATTTTTACTTGCACGAGGCCAATATGAAACGGCAATCGATGGCGGTTTTGGATGTGCTGGAAAAGGCGAAGAGTGCAGCCGGCGATGAGCTGCCGGCGGACAACGAACAGACGGAACGGAGGAAGGCGGATATGGCAGAGGAAAAGCTTCACGTCATACGCAGCTTTATCACCCCGGATGGAAAGCTGAAGCAAATCCCGGCGCAGCGCAAGAAGAAGCTGATCGTATTCGAGTACATGGTGCGCGGGCTGGAGAGAGGAAGGAAGTATCAGGAAAAGGAAATCAACGAGTACATCAAGACGTTTCACGAAGACTTCGCCACGATTCGGCGCGAGTTCGTGATGAACCATTATATGTATCGCGAGGACGGCATCTACGAGCTGAACCCCGAGGCGATGTGGGCCAAGGCCTGA